AAGGATGAAGACAGTCATCACTTGGGGTACATCAAATCATGTCCTTAGCCTTCACACATAGTTTCAAAATGACAGACAAAAATGCTTTAAGTATCAAGAGAGTAGGGGAGGGAAAAAGCATTTTATCGCTACCTATCTTAGGTTCACTAACTGGAGCTCTACAAATTAGACAGACAGAAGGACTGATTaacaagaggaaaaacaaacagaagtttaTTAATACATGCATTGTGCATACACCTGGGAGCATTCATAATGAGTAACTCAAAGGGGGTGATTAGAACTTAGGGTTATATAGCATCTTTTAAATTTGATAGGTTATTCTGCGAGGCAAGAGTTGTGCGAGGCGAGTGTCTCCGACGCCTTTTCTGATTTTCATCATACAGGCAGACCAGCCCTTCTGCAAAGATGGTCAACGTACCTAAAACCCGAAGAACCTTCTGTAAGAAGTGTGGCAAGCACCAGCCTCACGAAATGACACAGTATAAGAAGGGCAAGGATTCCTTGTATGCCCAGGGAAAGAGGCGCTACGATCGGAAGCagagaggccatggtgggcagacaAAGCCA
The sequence above is a segment of the Saimiri boliviensis isolate mSaiBol1 chromosome 2, mSaiBol1.pri, whole genome shotgun sequence genome. Coding sequences within it:
- the LOC120366398 gene encoding large ribosomal subunit protein eL42-like; protein product: MVNVPKTRRTFCKKCGKHQPHEMTQYKKGKDSLYAQGKRRYDRKQRGHGGQTKPIFQKKAKTAEKIVLRLECVEPNCRSKRMLAINRSKHCELGGDKKRKGQVIQF